A region of Thermococcus piezophilus DNA encodes the following proteins:
- a CDS encoding radical SAM protein: MAERKKLKIYIPGIKFPSISLTGNYCALNCAHCGRHYLEGMKKPTRKELLNFCLDLERNGYTGCLLSGGMDSRLKVPLDKYADELKEIKRRTSLKLNAHVGFIDESDLEWVKYVDVVSLDFVGDNDVIRRVYRIDKTVEDYLRILDLLSEAGIRVAPHITIGLDFGRVHWEYKAIDMLLQYPIDVIVLDVLIPTKGTEMEGVQKPSVDEAIRVVEYARNKFDGELSIGCMRPLGKWRIDFDRKAVLAGIDRLTNSPTKVIEWAKTVRKVEIIYECCVM, translated from the coding sequence ATGGCAGAACGAAAAAAGTTGAAGATCTACATCCCAGGCATCAAATTTCCTTCAATCTCGCTCACGGGCAACTACTGTGCCCTCAACTGCGCCCACTGCGGGAGGCACTACCTTGAGGGCATGAAGAAGCCAACTAGGAAAGAGCTCCTCAACTTCTGCCTCGACCTTGAGCGGAACGGCTATACCGGTTGTCTGCTCAGCGGAGGAATGGATTCAAGGCTGAAGGTACCACTGGATAAGTACGCGGATGAGCTGAAGGAAATAAAGAGGAGAACGAGCTTAAAGCTCAACGCCCACGTTGGATTCATAGACGAGAGCGATTTGGAGTGGGTCAAATACGTTGACGTCGTTTCCCTCGACTTCGTCGGCGATAACGATGTTATAAGGCGCGTTTACAGGATAGACAAGACCGTCGAGGACTACCTCAGAATCCTCGACCTGCTGAGCGAGGCCGGTATTCGCGTTGCGCCGCACATAACCATAGGCCTTGACTTCGGGAGGGTTCACTGGGAGTATAAGGCAATAGACATGCTCCTCCAGTACCCGATAGACGTCATCGTACTCGATGTGCTCATCCCAACGAAGGGCACGGAGATGGAGGGAGTTCAGAAACCGAGCGTTGATGAAGCCATCAGGGTTGTTGAATATGCAAGGAATAAGTTCGACGGCGAGCTCAGCATAGGATGCATGAGACCCTTAGGGAAATGGCGCATAGATTTCGACAGGAAGGCAGTTCTGGCTGGCATTGACAGACTGACAAATTCACCAACAAAAGTTATCGAATGGGCAAAAACTGTAAGGAAAGTTGAGATAATCTACGAGTGCTGCGTCATGTAG
- the eno gene encoding phosphopyruvate hydratase has product MENPFEITAVIAREILDSRGNPTVEVEVYTPISMGRAAVPSGASTGTHEALELRDGGKRYHGKGVRRAVENVNKIIAPEIIGMDVTWQRDIDMLMLELDGTENKSNLGANAILGVSLAVAKAAANALGLPLYQYIGGTNAYAMPVPMSNVINGGVHAGNELDFQEFMIMPVGAASFREAIMWVSETYHVLKSVIAEKYSKGAINVGDEGGFAPPMKEVTEPLETLIKAIEEAGYKPGDEIAFALDPASSEFYHQDIGKYVVAGKEYTREELVDLYKELVSAYPIVSIEDPFQEEDWEGFKLITKELGDKIQIVGDDLFVTNPKRLRRGIELGAANALLLKVNQIGTLSEAIDAAYTAFRAGYGVVVSHRSGETEDATIADLAVALNAGQIKTGAPARSDRNAKYNQLIRIEEELTGIAYYPGRKFRNPFL; this is encoded by the coding sequence ATGGAGAATCCCTTTGAGATAACTGCTGTTATAGCAAGGGAGATACTCGACAGCAGGGGAAACCCGACTGTCGAGGTCGAAGTCTACACGCCGATAAGCATGGGAAGAGCGGCCGTTCCGAGTGGCGCTTCCACCGGAACCCACGAGGCCCTTGAGCTTCGCGACGGAGGAAAGCGCTACCACGGGAAAGGTGTTAGACGGGCAGTCGAGAACGTAAACAAGATAATCGCCCCCGAGATAATCGGAATGGACGTCACCTGGCAGAGAGACATCGATATGCTCATGCTCGAGCTCGACGGCACCGAGAACAAGAGCAACCTCGGTGCAAACGCTATCCTAGGCGTTTCTCTGGCCGTTGCTAAGGCCGCCGCCAATGCCCTCGGCCTTCCGCTCTACCAGTACATCGGAGGAACCAACGCCTACGCCATGCCCGTTCCGATGAGCAACGTCATCAACGGCGGCGTTCACGCTGGAAACGAGCTCGACTTCCAGGAGTTCATGATAATGCCCGTTGGTGCAGCCTCCTTCAGGGAGGCCATAATGTGGGTCAGCGAGACCTACCACGTTCTTAAGAGCGTCATAGCCGAGAAGTACAGCAAGGGTGCAATAAACGTTGGAGACGAGGGTGGCTTCGCACCGCCAATGAAAGAGGTTACCGAACCCCTCGAGACCCTCATAAAGGCCATCGAGGAGGCCGGCTACAAGCCCGGCGACGAGATAGCCTTCGCCCTCGATCCTGCTTCCAGCGAGTTCTACCACCAGGACATCGGCAAGTACGTCGTTGCCGGCAAGGAGTACACGAGGGAAGAGCTCGTTGACCTCTACAAGGAGCTCGTCTCGGCTTATCCAATAGTCTCCATCGAGGATCCGTTCCAGGAGGAGGACTGGGAAGGCTTCAAGCTCATCACCAAAGAGCTCGGCGACAAGATACAGATAGTCGGCGACGACCTCTTCGTCACCAACCCGAAGAGGCTCAGGAGGGGCATCGAGCTTGGCGCGGCTAACGCGCTCCTCCTCAAGGTCAACCAAATTGGAACGCTGAGCGAGGCCATAGATGCCGCTTACACAGCCTTCAGAGCTGGCTACGGCGTCGTCGTCTCCCACCGCTCCGGAGAAACCGAGGATGCTACCATAGCCGACTTGGCAGTCGCCCTCAACGCAGGCCAGATAAAGACCGGCGCTCCAGCCAGGAGCGACAGGAACGCCAAGTACAACCAGCTCATCCGCATCGAGGAGGAGCTCACGGGCATCGCGTACTATCCGGGCAGGAAGTTCAGGAACCCTTTCCTCTGA
- a CDS encoding CGP-CTERM-anchored Cys-rich protein: MKNVLVLAVLLMFAFTPLAWACMSPADAYAVEVILNKQGIVYRPYPPFAALHNALIENDTFIYRSHYDKRLAVILWNASDGPHLRIEIPMEWRDAGVSQTAFNASLLITAEALEKLGEDGWETEDNLTFTRGNVTITLTPLSGGECTTDADCATGGCSGEVCAPRAEASKIVTPCVYREWYSCLGMTSCGCLNGVCTWKPNPAFESCLREHGVDPSKVIRAGTFRVKVKAYNQSPAEAEAAVKGFLGAFGAECGFGGLTFVEPLGGRLVPVVDPAEINFSEAVKVELQWLRENGVLDISDEDIAAIAKIAKPGKAGPNSHIGWYETKNGTYAWIPYDESLNPMLVRCITDTAPIYDLPNGTAYIGPTLTKPPATETPSTSGGPICGPGIVVGLALLVLLRRG; the protein is encoded by the coding sequence ATGAAAAATGTGTTAGTTCTTGCTGTCCTGCTGATGTTTGCATTCACTCCGCTCGCTTGGGCCTGCATGAGTCCTGCTGATGCCTACGCCGTGGAGGTTATTCTTAACAAGCAGGGGATAGTTTACAGGCCGTATCCACCATTTGCCGCCCTCCACAATGCACTGATTGAAAACGACACTTTCATCTACCGCTCGCACTACGACAAAAGGCTCGCCGTCATCCTCTGGAACGCCAGTGACGGTCCCCACCTCAGGATAGAGATTCCGATGGAGTGGAGAGATGCTGGGGTAAGCCAAACGGCATTCAACGCTTCTCTTCTGATAACTGCTGAAGCCCTCGAAAAGCTGGGGGAAGACGGTTGGGAAACTGAGGACAACTTAACTTTCACCAGAGGCAACGTAACGATAACCCTGACACCGCTGAGCGGTGGGGAGTGCACAACTGATGCCGACTGCGCCACGGGTGGCTGTTCTGGGGAAGTCTGCGCGCCAAGGGCTGAGGCGTCCAAGATAGTGACTCCCTGCGTCTACCGTGAGTGGTACAGCTGCCTCGGGATGACCTCCTGCGGCTGCCTGAATGGAGTCTGCACCTGGAAGCCGAACCCAGCCTTTGAATCCTGCCTGAGGGAGCATGGTGTTGACCCTAGTAAGGTCATCAGGGCCGGTACCTTCCGAGTGAAAGTCAAGGCATACAACCAGAGCCCTGCGGAGGCGGAAGCCGCCGTTAAGGGTTTTCTGGGAGCTTTCGGTGCCGAATGTGGCTTTGGAGGGCTCACTTTTGTGGAACCGCTCGGTGGGAGGCTCGTCCCCGTGGTCGATCCGGCAGAGATAAACTTCTCCGAGGCGGTAAAGGTCGAGCTTCAGTGGCTGCGGGAGAACGGCGTATTGGATATAAGTGACGAAGACATAGCGGCGATAGCAAAAATTGCAAAGCCGGGGAAGGCTGGGCCGAACTCCCACATTGGCTGGTACGAGACGAAGAACGGCACCTACGCATGGATACCGTACGATGAGAGTCTCAACCCCATGCTGGTCAGGTGCATCACCGATACGGCGCCCATCTACGACCTTCCAAACGGCACCGCTTACATAGGGCCCACACTCACTAAACCGCCCGCTACAGAAACTCCGAGTACTTCGGGCGGCCCGATATGCGGACCTGGCATCGTGGTTGGGCTGGCGCTCTTAGTCCTTCTCAGGAGGGGGTGA
- the deoC gene encoding deoxyribose-phosphate aldolase → MAHEIDVAKYIDHTNLKPYATEEDIIKLCDEAKEYGFYAVCVNPYRVKLAKERLKGSGVKVATVIGFPLGATPIEVKVFEARKALEDGADELDMVINIGALKDKNYDYVKKDIEEVVRVAHERGAIVKVIIETCYLSEEEKVKACELAKEAGADFVKTSTGFGTGGATVEDVSLMRKVVGPEMGVKASGGIRTYEQAFAMIEAGANRIGTSSGAKIAEGARSAGS, encoded by the coding sequence ATGGCCCATGAGATTGATGTTGCCAAGTACATAGACCACACCAACCTTAAGCCCTACGCTACTGAGGAGGACATAATCAAGCTCTGCGACGAAGCGAAGGAGTACGGCTTCTACGCTGTCTGCGTCAACCCTTACCGTGTTAAGCTAGCCAAAGAGCGGCTCAAGGGGAGCGGTGTCAAAGTCGCAACGGTCATAGGCTTTCCCCTGGGGGCAACGCCCATCGAGGTGAAGGTCTTCGAGGCGAGGAAAGCCCTTGAGGACGGTGCCGACGAGCTGGATATGGTGATAAACATTGGCGCGCTGAAGGACAAAAACTACGACTACGTCAAAAAGGACATAGAAGAAGTCGTGAGGGTCGCCCATGAGAGGGGTGCTATAGTGAAGGTCATCATCGAGACCTGCTATCTGAGCGAGGAAGAGAAGGTTAAGGCCTGTGAGCTGGCGAAGGAGGCTGGAGCGGACTTCGTTAAGACCTCCACGGGCTTTGGAACCGGTGGAGCAACGGTAGAGGACGTCAGTCTGATGAGGAAGGTAGTCGGCCCAGAGATGGGTGTCAAAGCGTCTGGAGGAATCAGAACCTACGAGCAGGCCTTTGCCATGATAGAGGCTGGTGCTAACAGGATCGGAACCTCGAGCGGTGCAAAAATAGCGGAGGGGGCAAGGAGTGCAGGAAGTTAG
- a CDS encoding family 4B encapsulin nanocompartment shell protein — protein MQEVRDILQRAIQELKTEGLEPDILLVGPGFLKHSAEFLSQCRLKIYRIEELGYDAVVADSKYLGQIKRASRRISVEPLLEENKMWEEIKRLEV, from the coding sequence GTGCAGGAAGTTAGGGATATTCTCCAGAGGGCCATCCAGGAACTTAAGACTGAGGGCCTTGAGCCCGATATTCTCCTCGTTGGCCCGGGATTTTTGAAGCACTCAGCCGAATTTCTGAGTCAATGCAGGCTCAAGATTTACAGGATAGAAGAGCTGGGCTACGATGCAGTCGTCGCGGACTCCAAGTATCTTGGCCAGATAAAGCGGGCATCAAGGAGAATCTCCGTGGAACCCCTTCTTGAAGAGAACAAGATGTGGGAAGAAATAAAGAGGCTGGAAGTTTAA
- a CDS encoding ECF transporter S component, with the protein MADLTGMLKPYVPYVLGGAIIVYLAYLWANRKKFRSANVMAISAMMAAVVGVTTAFVTVTIPATGGYLNFGDTMVMFAAMVFGPVVGVFAGGVGSALGDVLAGYPGWAPITLVVKGLEGLAVGYLANRSDNVSTLAIAGIVGGIIMISGYFLFEAYMFGVVAAYQEVPANIVQAVTGVLAGTGLAQAIKKRYPEVEDLI; encoded by the coding sequence ATGGCAGACCTAACTGGGATGCTCAAGCCTTACGTACCCTACGTGCTCGGAGGAGCGATCATAGTCTACCTCGCCTACCTCTGGGCCAACAGGAAGAAGTTCAGGAGCGCCAACGTAATGGCGATATCGGCGATGATGGCGGCAGTTGTCGGCGTTACAACGGCCTTCGTCACGGTAACTATTCCTGCCACCGGGGGCTACCTCAACTTCGGTGACACGATGGTCATGTTCGCAGCGATGGTTTTTGGGCCAGTGGTTGGAGTCTTCGCGGGGGGAGTCGGTTCGGCCCTGGGAGATGTCCTAGCCGGCTACCCAGGATGGGCGCCGATAACGCTCGTAGTTAAGGGACTCGAGGGCTTAGCTGTCGGTTACCTCGCCAATAGAAGCGACAACGTCTCAACCCTCGCCATCGCGGGCATCGTCGGCGGAATAATCATGATATCAGGATACTTCCTCTTCGAGGCTTACATGTTCGGAGTCGTGGCGGCTTATCAGGAAGTGCCGGCAAATATCGTTCAGGCCGTTACCGGAGTACTCGCTGGCACGGGACTTGCACAGGCAATAAAGAAGAGATATCCTGAAGTTGAGGATCTCATTTAA
- a CDS encoding ornithine aminotransferase, which produces MAIRPNVKELPGPKAQEIIKKNFEALTVTTQDPETLPIVIDHGDGILVYDVDGNVFYDFGSGVGVLNVGHVHPRVVEAVKRQAEKFTHFALNDFFYENAVILAQKLAELAPGDFPKKVVYQNSGAEANEAMMKLVKYSTGRKRFMAFYHAFHGRTQAVLSLTASKWVQQERFFPTMPGVEHVPYPNPYRNPWHIDGYAEPDELVNRVIEFIEEYVFRHVPPEDVGAIVFEPIQGEGGYVVPPKNFFRELKKLADNYGILLADDEVQMGVGRTGRFWAIEHFDVAPDTIQFGKAIGGGIPLAGVVHRADIAFDKPGRHASTFGGNPVAITAGIEVVEIVKELLPHVQEVGDYLHKYLKEFEERYEVVGDARGLGLAQAVEIVKSKDTKEKHPDLRNEIVKEAVKRGLILLGCGDNSIRFIPPLIITKEEIDVAMEIFEEALKAALK; this is translated from the coding sequence ATGGCGATTAGACCAAATGTTAAGGAGCTCCCCGGGCCGAAGGCTCAGGAGATAATAAAGAAGAACTTCGAGGCTCTGACAGTTACCACCCAGGACCCCGAGACCCTCCCGATAGTCATCGACCATGGTGATGGCATACTCGTCTACGACGTCGATGGAAACGTCTTCTATGACTTCGGAAGCGGTGTCGGTGTTCTCAACGTCGGCCACGTCCATCCGCGCGTAGTCGAGGCCGTCAAGAGGCAGGCCGAAAAGTTCACTCACTTCGCTCTGAACGACTTCTTCTACGAGAACGCTGTCATACTCGCCCAGAAGCTTGCCGAACTAGCTCCAGGCGACTTCCCGAAGAAAGTCGTTTACCAGAACAGCGGTGCGGAAGCCAACGAGGCCATGATGAAGCTCGTTAAGTACAGCACCGGCAGGAAGAGGTTCATGGCCTTCTACCACGCATTCCACGGCAGGACACAGGCTGTTCTGAGCTTGACCGCGAGTAAGTGGGTCCAGCAGGAGCGCTTCTTCCCGACCATGCCCGGCGTCGAGCACGTACCCTATCCGAACCCCTACAGGAACCCCTGGCACATCGACGGCTATGCCGAGCCGGACGAGCTCGTCAACCGCGTTATAGAGTTCATCGAGGAGTACGTGTTCAGGCACGTTCCACCGGAGGACGTCGGTGCGATAGTCTTCGAGCCCATCCAAGGGGAGGGTGGCTACGTTGTCCCGCCAAAGAACTTCTTCAGGGAGCTCAAGAAGCTGGCTGACAACTACGGAATACTCTTAGCTGACGACGAAGTTCAGATGGGCGTCGGAAGGACGGGCAGGTTCTGGGCCATCGAGCACTTCGATGTTGCCCCGGACACCATCCAGTTCGGAAAGGCCATAGGCGGTGGAATTCCGCTCGCTGGTGTTGTCCACAGAGCAGATATCGCCTTCGACAAGCCAGGAAGGCACGCCTCGACCTTCGGCGGCAACCCAGTGGCAATAACGGCCGGAATAGAGGTGGTGGAGATAGTCAAGGAGCTCCTTCCGCACGTCCAGGAGGTCGGCGACTACCTCCACAAGTACCTCAAGGAGTTCGAGGAGCGCTATGAAGTCGTTGGAGATGCCCGCGGTCTCGGACTGGCCCAGGCGGTCGAGATAGTCAAGAGCAAGGACACCAAGGAAAAGCACCCAGATCTCAGGAACGAAATCGTCAAGGAAGCTGTCAAACGCGGCCTTATACTCCTCGGCTGCGGCGACAACAGCATAAGGTTCATCCCGCCGCTCATCATAACCAAGGAAGAGATAGACGTGGCAATGGAGATCTTTGAGGAGGCCCTCAAGGCCGCTCTCAAGTGA
- the trxB gene encoding thioredoxin-disulfide reductase produces MFSLGGFSRVGEYEKKTWDVLIIGAGPAGFTAAIYAARFGLETLIISKDLGGNMALTDLIENYSGFPEGISGSELTNRMHEHVKKLGVEIIFDEVGRIDPTDCAYYEGPCKFVVRTKNGKEYKGRTIIIAVGAAPRKLNVPGEAEFTGRGVSYCATCDGPLFKGKKIIVVGGGNTALQEALYLKSIGVDVTLVHRRDKFRADKILQDRFKESGIPTILNTVVTEIKGTNKVEAVRLKNIKTDEETEMAVDGVFIFIGYEPKTDFVKHLGITDEYGYISVDMHMRTKVKGIFAAGDITNVFKQIAVAVGQGAIAANSAKELLEEWNGKSLE; encoded by the coding sequence AGACATGGGACGTGCTCATCATAGGAGCGGGACCGGCTGGCTTCACCGCAGCGATATACGCGGCACGCTTCGGACTGGAGACCCTGATAATCAGCAAGGACCTCGGTGGAAACATGGCACTGACAGACCTCATAGAGAACTACTCCGGCTTCCCGGAGGGCATCAGCGGCTCGGAATTAACCAACAGGATGCACGAGCACGTCAAGAAGCTCGGCGTTGAGATAATCTTCGACGAGGTCGGGAGGATAGACCCAACGGACTGTGCCTACTATGAGGGTCCGTGCAAGTTCGTGGTCAGGACCAAGAACGGAAAGGAGTACAAAGGCAGGACCATAATCATAGCCGTCGGAGCCGCTCCAAGAAAGCTCAACGTTCCAGGCGAGGCCGAGTTCACCGGCAGGGGAGTCAGCTACTGTGCCACCTGCGACGGCCCACTCTTCAAGGGCAAGAAGATAATAGTGGTTGGCGGAGGAAACACCGCTTTGCAGGAGGCTCTATACCTGAAGAGCATCGGCGTTGACGTTACCCTCGTCCACAGGCGCGACAAGTTCAGAGCCGACAAGATACTACAGGACAGGTTCAAGGAGAGCGGCATTCCAACGATACTCAACACCGTCGTTACGGAGATCAAGGGAACCAACAAGGTCGAAGCGGTGAGACTCAAGAACATCAAGACCGACGAGGAGACGGAGATGGCCGTTGACGGTGTCTTCATCTTCATAGGCTACGAGCCGAAGACCGACTTCGTCAAACACCTCGGCATAACCGACGAGTACGGCTACATCTCGGTGGACATGCACATGCGCACTAAGGTCAAGGGCATCTTTGCAGCAGGAGACATAACCAACGTTTTCAAGCAGATAGCGGTTGCAGTCGGCCAGGGTGCCATCGCTGCCAACTCAGCGAAGGAGCTCCTCGAGGAGTGGAACGGGAAGAGCCTGGAGTGA